The following proteins are co-located in the Clostridiales bacterium genome:
- the mobB gene encoding molybdopterin-guanine dinucleotide biosynthesis protein B yields the protein MAPIICIVGKKRCGKTILIEKLIKEFKARNYRIATLKHDTHGFDVDQPGKDTWRHTQAGADSVTISSPHGVTMMKKVDLEWNIDQLMDLNTDADLIIAEGFRLSGKPKIEVVWSGRSRELLSAPEDLIAVASDIPFPFANVPVYHIDDAFSVANIIEEKILAER from the coding sequence ATGGCACCGATCATTTGCATTGTTGGAAAAAAAAGATGCGGAAAGACGATCCTGATCGAAAAACTAATCAAGGAATTCAAAGCCAGAAACTATCGAATTGCTACGTTGAAGCATGATACACACGGCTTTGACGTAGATCAGCCCGGCAAGGATACCTGGCGTCACACCCAAGCCGGCGCAGACAGTGTCACAATTTCATCTCCCCACGGAGTCACTATGATGAAAAAGGTTGACCTGGAATGGAATATTGACCAGCTGATGGATCTAAACACAGATGCAGATCTGATCATTGCAGAAGGCTTTCGCCTCAGCGGCAAACCAAAAATCGAAGTGGTCTGGTCCGGCAGATCCAGAGAATTGCTTAGTGCTCCAGAGGATCTGATCGCAGTGGCATCCGATATCCCCTTCCCCTTTGCAAATGTGCCGGTATATCATATTGATGACGCTTTTTCCGTCGCGAATATTATTGAAGAAAAAATATTAGCAGAGCGTTAA